A genomic window from Caldicellulosiruptor kronotskyensis 2002 includes:
- the rplO gene encoding 50S ribosomal protein L15 gives MKLYELKPAPGSKKSRKRVGRGESSGHGKTSTRGHKGQWARSGGGVRPGFEGGQMPLTRRIPKRGFKNINKKVYTEVNVEKLERFDNDTVITPELLLKERVISKIEKDGVKILGRGELTKRLIVRVQKISEGARKKIEAAGGKVEVI, from the coding sequence ATGAAACTTTATGAACTAAAACCCGCACCAGGTTCTAAGAAAAGCAGAAAAAGAGTAGGCCGTGGAGAGAGCTCTGGTCACGGTAAGACTTCAACAAGAGGTCACAAAGGGCAATGGGCACGTTCTGGCGGTGGCGTTAGACCTGGTTTTGAAGGCGGGCAGATGCCACTTACCAGAAGAATTCCTAAGAGGGGCTTTAAAAATATCAATAAAAAGGTGTATACTGAAGTTAATGTAGAAAAGCTTGAGAGGTTTGACAATGACACTGTAATCACACCTGAACTTCTTTTAAAAGAAAGGGTTATAAGCAAGATAGAAAAAGATGGGGTAAAGATACTTGGAAGAGGAGAGCTAACAAAGAGACTGATAGTGAGAGTGCAGAAAATTTCAGAGGGTGCAAGGAAGAAGATAGAAGCTGCTGGAGGAAAGGTAGAGGTGATTTAA